From a single Caloenas nicobarica isolate bCalNic1 chromosome 12, bCalNic1.hap1, whole genome shotgun sequence genomic region:
- the EOLA1 gene encoding protein EOLA1, which translates to MKFGCLSFRQPYAGLVLNKVKTIETRWRPLLADYKNCTVAIHIAVKDWEDETWRAILLDRFGMTPKQVQDLLDRGERFGRGVVAGLIDIGETSLCPENLPPEKILELENKAVLSNLEQKYLTVVSNPRWLLEPIPARGGKGVWQVDIPEELIPSEL; encoded by the exons ATGAAATTTGGTTGCCTTTCCTTCCGACAGCCCTATGCTGGGTTAGTTTTAAACAAAGTCAAAACAATAGAGACTCGCTGGCGCCCTTTGCTAGCAGACTACAAGAACTGCACCGTTGCTATTCATATAGCTGTTAAGGACTGGGAAGATGAAACGTGGAGAGCGATTCTTTTGGATAGGTTTGGTATGACACCAAAACAAGTGCAAGATTTGTTGGATAGAGGGGAAAGATTTGGCAGAGGAGTTGTTGCAG GATTAATTGACATTGGAGAGACATCACTATGTCCAGAAAACTTGCCTCCTGAAAAGATTCTGGAGCTGGAAAACAAAGCCGTCCTCAGCAACCTAGAACAGAAATACTTGACTGTTGTTTCAAATCCAAGATGGCTCCTGGAACCAATTCCTGCCAGAGGGGGAAAAGGTGTGTGGCAGGTGGACATCCCTGAAGAACTGATCCCTTCAGAACTGTAG